The region AAAGGCGATTTGGCAGCTGATGATTAATATATTATTTATAATTATAATATTTTCATTGCTTGTTATCGCGCACGAATTAGGCCATTTTATAGCCGCTAGGCGTAACGGCGTGGCTGTCGATGAATTCGGCATTGGCTTTCCGCCAAAATTATTCGGGCTCAAGAAGCGAGGCACGCTTTATAGTATAAATCTGCTACCAATCGGTGGATTTGTTAGGCTCAAGGGAGAAGATGACCAAGTAGTAGGTAAGGATAGCTTTTCGGCTCAACCCTATAAGGCCAAGACCAAAATAATATTAGCAGGTGTAGCTGTAAACCTAGCCATCGCGTATGCCATACTGCTAATTTTGATGGTAGCTGGCTTGCCAGCAATACTGCCTAATGGCTTTGTTAATGTTGGGCCTATTAAGCCCGCCAGCATCGAAAAATCTGCTCTTTTGACAGTTTCAGTGGCTAAGGGCTCGGCCGCAGAGAAAGCTGGTTTGAAGCCAGGCACCGAAATTATCCAGCTCAATAGTACTCCGGTTCTTAGCTTTGATCAGCTCAGAGACTTTACTCAAGCCAACGCTGGCCAAGAGGTTTTGATAACTACTCGTAAAAACGGCGAGACCAAGCAGGTGCAGGTTCAGCTCGGCAATGATCCCGAGGCTGGCTATCTAGGGCTAGTTGCTCAGCCAATCGAAATTGCACGATATTCTCCCATTACTGCGATTTTTGCCGCTGCCATCGGAGTAGTCCAGCTGGCACTGGCCACCTTAGCTGCCTTCGGAAGTTTTATAGCTGGGCTATTTACTAAGGCTCAAGTAAGTAGTAGCGTGGCAGGCCCAGTAGGCATAGTGGGCCTATTTACAGGCGTGATGCAATTTGGTTGGCGTCATGTACTGGCCTTCATCGCTTCAATATCTTTAAGCCTAGCAGTTATCAATAGCCTGCCAATACCAGGCCTGGACGGCGGCAGATTTGCCTTAATAACTCTAGCTAGGCTAGGCTTTAAAATAACTCCCAAAAACGAGGCCCTGGTTCATTACTTTGGCTTCGGGTTTTTGATTATTTTGATAGTAATTGTAACAATCTCGGATATATCGCGACTTTAGCTCTGGTCAGTACTCTACTAGCTTGGTAGACTAGTATCTATGATAGATTCAATTTTGGGTAAATTTTCGCACGATATCGGCATAGACCTAGGTACTGCCAATACCTTAGTTTATGTCCGCGGGAAAGGCATAGTCGTAAATGAGCCTTCGGTGGTCGCGATTAATACCAAGAACCGCCAGATCCTGGCAATAGGCGATGAAGCTAAGCGAATGGTCGGCAAAACCCCAGCCAATATCGTGGCCACAAGGCCTCTTGTAGATGGAGTTGTTAGTGATTTTGAAATTACAGAACAGATGCTGCGATATTTCATCGAGAAGGTCCATCGTGAAAGCTTCGTACTATTCCCTAGACCTCGAGTAGTAATTGGTATTCCATCGGGTGTTACTGAAGTCGAACGGCGCGCCGTTGAGGACGCCGCCACCAATGCAGGTGCTAGGCAAGCTTTTTTGATAGAAGAGCCTATGGCCGCCGCGATTGGTAGCGGGCTATCTATCCATGATGCGGCCGGCAGTATGGTGGTTGATATTGGCGGCGGAACTAGCGAGGTGGCGGTTATTAGCCTCGGGGGGATAGTAGCCAGCCGATCCATAAGAATTGCAGGTGATGAGCTGACAGAGGATATAATTAGCTATTGCAAAGAGGAGTTTAGCCTCCACATAGGGGAAAGAACAGCCGAGAGCATTAAAATAAATATTGGCTCAGCGGTGAAGCTTAATAAGATTCTGGAGGCTCCAGTCAGAGGCCGAGACATGGTAACGGGCCTGCCCAAGGAAATAATTGTAAATTCTAATCAAGTGCGCCAGGCTCTAGCTAAAAGCGTACGATCCATTGTCGATGCTGTTAAATACACTATCGAGGAGACCCCACCCGAACTGCTGGCCGACATCATGGACAAGGGAGTATACCTGGCTGGCGGCGGCGCACTATTAAGAGGCCTCGATGCCCTGCTTGCCCAGCAAACTAAGATGCCCGTGCACATTGCAGCCGATCCTTTAACCTCAGTCGCCAGAGGAACTGGAATGGTCCTGGAGGACCTGGATAGCCTTAAGGATGTGCTGGTCTCAACTCAGTACGAGAAGGCACCCTACTAGGAGCCCTCATGAAGCAAAGATACTCCGTTACAGTAGTTGTAATATGCCTAGTGGCATTGTTGGTAATAGCCCTACGCTACGCTGGCGGATTCTGGCCCTTTAGGATTATTAATGACCAAATCATCAACCCTATTGGGGCCGGGATTAGCCAGGCCGGTCGTGGACTTAGGGATAATATAGAATTAATCACCAGGGCATCGGAGCTATCGCAGATTAGTAAAAACCAGGATGCAGAAATATTAGAGCTCAAAAACCAGCTCTCCAGCCTTAAGGAAATCGCTAATGAAAACGAACAGCTCCGAGGCCAGCTAAAGTTTAATGAACGATTGTCGTTAAATCTTACGGCCGCGCGAGTAGTGTCTAGCGAAGGCACTAGTCTGCGTAAGTACATCACCATAGATCGTGGCAAAAACAGCGGCCTGGCCAGCGGCATGGCGGTGCTTTCGTCGGGCGTGTTAGTAGGTACTATAGATCGAGTTGAGGACTTTAGCTCGACGGTGTTTCTGACCTCCGATCCAGAGTTTAGGATTAGAGCAATAGGCCAGGATGGCAGAGCCCAGGGGATAGTGCGTGGCCAGCTCGGCCAAGGCTATCTATTCGAAAAGATCACCCAGGCCGAATCTATAACCATCTCCGAACAAATCGTGTCGTCAGGCTCAGGGCTAGTACCCAAGGGGATCTTGATAGGTCAAGTGGAGTCTATCTCGAAGAGTGATAATGCCGTATTCCAGTCGGCCCAGCTCAAGCCGCTGGTCGACCTGTCTAGGCTCGAGGTGGTATTTGTAGTAACGGGTCTCAAGCAATGAAGACAGTATTATTAGCCATCGCCCTAGTTATCAGTATTTTGCTACAATTATTTTTCCTACAAAGCTGGCAAGCAGATGGTATTTCAGCCAATGTCGTGTTGGCATATTTGGCCATAATTAGTATTTATACCAGCACCGAGCAAATGCTCTGGATGTCGCTCTTTGCCGGGCTATCGAGCGATATTTATTCTTCAGGAGACTTTGGATTCTACTTAGGCTTTTATCTATTAGTAGCAGTTGCTTGTAAGTACTTGTTTAAGTTTGGAAGCCAGGAGCATTCCTGGTGGAAGCCGATATTTTTTTTAGCTTTCGCGGCTAGCGCCCAGAGCCTAGTGGTTAGCCTGCCTCTTTACAGTTCCAGCCCTGCCTGGCAAGTGACACAACAAGCCCTGACCTTCGTTATATTAACTGTAGGGGTGGGGGTTTTGTGGTATTTACTATTAAGCCAACTACTCGAGATGGCAAATAGAATTAAACTGCCAGGAATATTAAATATCAAATGAGTATATTCGGAGAATTCTACCAAAAACCCATAAAGTTCAAACGGAACAAAAAAGAACTTATAGTGTCTCAAAGCGAGGACTGGAGTGCAGCCATCTTATCTGGGTCAAGCGAACTTACAGCCAGCGAATCGACGGTGCCAAGATATATTTATTTAGGCCTGGCGATAGTTTTAACCTTGGCCACGAGCCTACTACTGTGGAGACTGTTCTCGATCCAGATCGTGCAGGGCCAGCGAAATACGCTGCTGGCTAATGGCAATAGAATAAGGACCACCACAATACCAGCCCCAAGGGGCGCAATATATGATCGAAACGGCACGCTCTTGGCAAGAAATAGCGCCCTCTACGACTTGGTAGCCACACCTTCTCAGCTACCCAAGGCCGATAGCGATATTTCACAAATAGCGGCAGACTTGGCCGTTGTCTTGGGCTCCAGCCAGACCGAGCTTTATCAGAGCCTCATAAATATACAAAAAAGCGATCAGCCAGAAGTGGTGTTGGCCGCAAATATCGATCGTGAGAAGTCGCTGCAGGTAGAGGAAAAGAGTCGTCTTTTGCAGGGGCTATCGCTGGAAACAACACCTCAAAGGGAGTACCTAGATAAAGGCTTGCTTGCTCATTTTTTAGGTTATATAGGTAGGATCTCGCAGGAAGAATGGAAGGAAAATCCCGAATATCGACCTGTTGATGTTATCGGGAAGAGCGGAATAGAGAAGAACTATGAGTCAGAGCTCAGAGGTATTGCAGGTAAAGAGCAAGTTGAGGTCGATGCATCTGGGCGCCCAATAAGGTTTTTAGCCAGAATCGAACCTGTTGCTGGTAAAAATATCAATCTAAGCATCGATTGGGAGCTCCAGCAGCAGATGTATAATTCCGTTAAATCGGCAGCCGAAAAAGCTGGTTCTAAAGCTGGGTCGGCTGTTTCGCTGGATCCCCAGACGGGAGAAGTTTTAGCAGCAGTCAATTACCCCACCTATGATGGCAATTTGTTCGCCAAAGGCATTAGCCAGGCCGATTATAATAATTTGCTCAATGACGAATCAAAGCCTTTGAATAATCGACTCAGCTCTGGTAGCTATCCAATCGGTTCGGTGGTAAAGCCCTTTATATCGGCCGCAGCCTTACAGGAAAATGTAATCAATTCTGGCACCTCGGTGGTCGATAAGGGTAAGCTCGAAGTACCCAACATCTACAATCCCTCAGTGGTCTACACTTTCAAGGGCTGGAAGCCTGAAGGTCTGGGAACTGTCAATGTCGTAAAAGCAATTCAGATGAGCTCCGATATATTCTTCTATCAGGTGGGCGGCGGCTTCCAGAGCTTTCAGGGCCTCGGGGAGAAACGATTGCTGGATTGGTATTCTAGGTTTGGATTCGGCTCTAAGACAGGCATTGATATAGGCGAGGAAAGCTCTGGATCGCTACCAAGCCCTGAGCAGAAGAAAAAACAAACCAACGAAGCCTGGTATGTAGGCGATACCTATAATATATCTATTGGCCAAGGCGATATGAGAGCCACGCCGTTACAGGTGGCAGTCGCTAATGCTGCAATCGCCAATGGCGGCAAGATAATCAAGCCACATTTGCTCCGTAGTACCTCTCAATATGGAGTAGGGCTAAATAATGTTGGCGTGAGTATTGTAAGGTCGAACTTTGTATCCGAGGCCAACTTGCGGCTTATCCAGCAGGGCATGGAAGATGCCGTAAATGGGGGAACGGCTTGTTGCAGTATCAAATCAGAGGTACCCGTGCAAGTAGCAGGTAAGACCGGCACAGCAGAAACCTCATCTGAGGGCTTTGATGGCAAAAATCCCCGAACCAAGCCCCATGCCTGGTTTAGTTCCTACGCACCAGCCATCAATCCCAGAATAGCCACCGTGGTGATGATCGAAAACTCAGGCGAAGGATCCGAATTCGCAGTGCCCGCAAGCAAGGATATACTCAAGTGGTACTTCGCTAACAGATGAAATAATAATAGGTAGCGAGGTTTGACAGCGGGTCTGATATTTGCGATAATAAAAACAAACAACTAAGAATTATGGTTGATTTGCCCTAGATTTAAATCACGCCTCATGGCGAGTTTTTCTTTTTAGAGGCTAGTATATTTAGAGAGGTACACCAATACAATGTCCAAACAAAATGATTTTTATTTAACTAAAGAAGGCCTTGCAGAGCTTCAGGCCGAGCTTGATAACCTTAAAACTACCAAGCGCAAAGAAGTTGCTAATGCCCTTAAAGAGGCTAAAGAATTCGGCGACCTCAGCGAAAATACTGATTGGGATGATGCCAAATCTCGGCAGCTCTTTATCGAAGGCCGTATTTCGGAGCTTGATAATATTCTAAAGCACGCTAAAGTAATAGAAAAATCTAACACTAGCTCCGTGGTTGTAGGCTCTACCGTAGAGGTAGAACTCGAAAATGATCACCATACATTCAGGATTGTCGGCTCCACAGAGGCCAATCCAGATAAGGGTAAGATTTCCGACGAGTCTCCTATCGGTAAGGCCCTTATGGGCAAGAAAATAGGCGAACACGCAGAGGTCCAAATTCCTGCTGGCTCAATCACCTACCGAATACTAGATGTCAAATAGGTTCCTGGCGCCTTAGCTTGTTGGCCCATAGTCGGGTATAATTAAAAACTATGAACGATAATAACCAGAGTAACTATTGGCTAGATATATTAATATCAAGGATAATCACGGCCCACCCAACAGGCGAGCTGATTGTATCTAGTGGTATATCTCCATCGGGTCCGTATCATGTTGGTCATGGCCGAGAGATACTCACAGCCGACTCAATTTATCGCGGGTTGCGCGAGGCTGGAAGGCAAGTCCGGCACTTGCACTTCGTGGACGCCCACGATACCCTGCGCAAACGCTACCCATATCTCCCAGAATCATACGAACAAGAAGCCGGCAAGCCACTATACAAAGTCCCGGCACCAGATGGTAAATCTGAAAATTATGCTAAGCAGTACTTTTCAGATTATCAAAAGAGCGCTAAAAAGCTGGGGATTGAAATGGAGATAATCTGGACCAACGAACTCTATGAATCTGGTGTATTTTCAGATGCCATTGGGCTTTGCCTTAGAAAGCGCGACGAAATCGCCAAGATTCTTTTTGATATTAGTGGTCGGGAAGTATCAGAAGATTGGCAGCCTATTCAGATTCTCGATCAATCAACAGGCAAGCTCAATACCGCTAAGTTTATAGGTTACGACCATGACACCCAAAAAGCTCATTACTTAGGGGAAGATCAAAATGAATATTTCGCAGATGCCAGCAAGGGCCAGATTAAGCTGGATTGGCGGCTAGATTGGACAGCTCGCTGGAAACTCTATGGCGTTATGATCGAGGGTTTTGGAAGGGAGCATGCCACTAAAGGGGGAAGCTATGATACTGGGGTGGTTTTAGCCAAAGAAATATTTGCTATCGATGCGCCAATACCCGTGCCCTATGACACAATCAACCTCAAAGGGGAGTCTAAAAAGATGAGCTCCTCTCTTGGTAATTTAGTAAGCCTGATAGATTCTCTAGAAATTATTCCGCCAGAGGTGCTCAGATACTTCACTTTCAAGAGCCGCCCCGAAAAGCAGCTTGGCTTCGACCCCGGGCTGGGCCTCTATACATTAATGGATGAATACGCCAAAACTGAATCAGCCACCTTAGCAGGCGAAGAGCCAGCTTTTAAGCGAGCCTGGCAGATAGCCAGCTTATCTGGCGATCAGCATGTTGTTAGCACTGTGCCCTTCTCTCATATCGTGACCCTCTACCAGACTGCCAGAGGAGAAGCTGTTGTTATTCTGGAGATGCTCGAGCGCACTGGCCATAAGGCTGCCGTACAGACCCAATCTGAATCCATACTGCGCGAATTAAAGTATGTCAAGAATTGGATAGATCGTTATGCCCCGGAAAATATTAAATTTGAAATACAAAAGAAGCTGCCAGAACTTGAAATTAGTAAGGCTCAACATCAGTTCTTGGCTGGGTTACTCGATAAAATTAAGCCTTCATCCATGCAGGCCGATGAAATCCACAAGGCAGTTTATGACAGCGCTATGGCATCTGATTTGAAGCCAGCTGAAGCATTTAAGCTTATTTATAGGCTATTTTTAAATAAAGACCAGGGGCCGAAAGTTGGCTTTTTCCTTTCTAGCCTAGACAAAGACTTCGTATTAAATAGAATTGCACTAAAAGGGTAGTATAATTAAGCTATGTTAGACATACGATTTATCAGAAAAGATCCAGAGGCCGTTAAGCAAAATGCAATAAATAAGGGCTACGAAATCGATATTGCGTCCATCCTTGATTTGGATGAGAACCGTCGAGATCTT is a window of Patescibacteria group bacterium DNA encoding:
- a CDS encoding M50 family metallopeptidase; translated protein: MINILFIIIIFSLLVIAHELGHFIAARRNGVAVDEFGIGFPPKLFGLKKRGTLYSINLLPIGGFVRLKGEDDQVVGKDSFSAQPYKAKTKIILAGVAVNLAIAYAILLILMVAGLPAILPNGFVNVGPIKPASIEKSALLTVSVAKGSAAEKAGLKPGTEIIQLNSTPVLSFDQLRDFTQANAGQEVLITTRKNGETKQVQVQLGNDPEAGYLGLVAQPIEIARYSPITAIFAAAIGVVQLALATLAAFGSFIAGLFTKAQVSSSVAGPVGIVGLFTGVMQFGWRHVLAFIASISLSLAVINSLPIPGLDGGRFALITLARLGFKITPKNEALVHYFGFGFLIILIVIVTISDISRL
- a CDS encoding rod shape-determining protein encodes the protein MIDSILGKFSHDIGIDLGTANTLVYVRGKGIVVNEPSVVAINTKNRQILAIGDEAKRMVGKTPANIVATRPLVDGVVSDFEITEQMLRYFIEKVHRESFVLFPRPRVVIGIPSGVTEVERRAVEDAATNAGARQAFLIEEPMAAAIGSGLSIHDAAGSMVVDIGGGTSEVAVISLGGIVASRSIRIAGDELTEDIISYCKEEFSLHIGERTAESIKINIGSAVKLNKILEAPVRGRDMVTGLPKEIIVNSNQVRQALAKSVRSIVDAVKYTIEETPPELLADIMDKGVYLAGGGALLRGLDALLAQQTKMPVHIAADPLTSVARGTGMVLEDLDSLKDVLVSTQYEKAPY
- the mreC gene encoding rod shape-determining protein MreC, which codes for MKQRYSVTVVVICLVALLVIALRYAGGFWPFRIINDQIINPIGAGISQAGRGLRDNIELITRASELSQISKNQDAEILELKNQLSSLKEIANENEQLRGQLKFNERLSLNLTAARVVSSEGTSLRKYITIDRGKNSGLASGMAVLSSGVLVGTIDRVEDFSSTVFLTSDPEFRIRAIGQDGRAQGIVRGQLGQGYLFEKITQAESITISEQIVSSGSGLVPKGILIGQVESISKSDNAVFQSAQLKPLVDLSRLEVVFVVTGLKQ
- the mrdA gene encoding penicillin-binding protein 2, with amino-acid sequence MSIFGEFYQKPIKFKRNKKELIVSQSEDWSAAILSGSSELTASESTVPRYIYLGLAIVLTLATSLLLWRLFSIQIVQGQRNTLLANGNRIRTTTIPAPRGAIYDRNGTLLARNSALYDLVATPSQLPKADSDISQIAADLAVVLGSSQTELYQSLINIQKSDQPEVVLAANIDREKSLQVEEKSRLLQGLSLETTPQREYLDKGLLAHFLGYIGRISQEEWKENPEYRPVDVIGKSGIEKNYESELRGIAGKEQVEVDASGRPIRFLARIEPVAGKNINLSIDWELQQQMYNSVKSAAEKAGSKAGSAVSLDPQTGEVLAAVNYPTYDGNLFAKGISQADYNNLLNDESKPLNNRLSSGSYPIGSVVKPFISAAALQENVINSGTSVVDKGKLEVPNIYNPSVVYTFKGWKPEGLGTVNVVKAIQMSSDIFFYQVGGGFQSFQGLGEKRLLDWYSRFGFGSKTGIDIGEESSGSLPSPEQKKKQTNEAWYVGDTYNISIGQGDMRATPLQVAVANAAIANGGKIIKPHLLRSTSQYGVGLNNVGVSIVRSNFVSEANLRLIQQGMEDAVNGGTACCSIKSEVPVQVAGKTGTAETSSEGFDGKNPRTKPHAWFSSYAPAINPRIATVVMIENSGEGSEFAVPASKDILKWYFANR
- the greA gene encoding transcription elongation factor GreA — protein: MSKQNDFYLTKEGLAELQAELDNLKTTKRKEVANALKEAKEFGDLSENTDWDDAKSRQLFIEGRISELDNILKHAKVIEKSNTSSVVVGSTVEVELENDHHTFRIVGSTEANPDKGKISDESPIGKALMGKKIGEHAEVQIPAGSITYRILDVK
- the lysS gene encoding lysine--tRNA ligase, which codes for MNDNNQSNYWLDILISRIITAHPTGELIVSSGISPSGPYHVGHGREILTADSIYRGLREAGRQVRHLHFVDAHDTLRKRYPYLPESYEQEAGKPLYKVPAPDGKSENYAKQYFSDYQKSAKKLGIEMEIIWTNELYESGVFSDAIGLCLRKRDEIAKILFDISGREVSEDWQPIQILDQSTGKLNTAKFIGYDHDTQKAHYLGEDQNEYFADASKGQIKLDWRLDWTARWKLYGVMIEGFGREHATKGGSYDTGVVLAKEIFAIDAPIPVPYDTINLKGESKKMSSSLGNLVSLIDSLEIIPPEVLRYFTFKSRPEKQLGFDPGLGLYTLMDEYAKTESATLAGEEPAFKRAWQIASLSGDQHVVSTVPFSHIVTLYQTARGEAVVILEMLERTGHKAAVQTQSESILRELKYVKNWIDRYAPENIKFEIQKKLPELEISKAQHQFLAGLLDKIKPSSMQADEIHKAVYDSAMASDLKPAEAFKLIYRLFLNKDQGPKVGFFLSSLDKDFVLNRIALKG